The Salminus brasiliensis chromosome 22, fSalBra1.hap2, whole genome shotgun sequence genomic interval tggaagggctcttggtgcggatcggcttttgaccattgccatcgtACGGAGGGACTGGCTGGTCCTTTCTCGTCTTTTCACTCCatcctcacccccaactccacaactcatcctaaaagtatggATGTAGTACCATCCATCAttttacagaacacagttcttccactgctccacagctcaatgttgaggggctttatacccctctagcccacacctggcattagacacagtgccaataggttcatgtttatctgcttcagatggtcctattctattggcagtacttctgcaCATGGACCAGATTTGCCCCTGTCAACAGCAGGTTGCAACAAACAGTAGCTAAAAGGATTCAtctgaaggggtgtccacaaacatttggacatctgtaTCTCTAATCTCCCCCTCTCTTCCTCAGGTGGCCGATGCAATGCGGCGAATGCAGGAGAGGAACAACATCGGCAAAGTGATCCTCCTGCCTGAACCAAAGAAGGAGGAGCCCAAAGCGGAGGAGACCACGCAGGAGAACGCCAAGGAGGACAAGAAGGAGGCAGAGCAGAAAAACGACATCCAGAAGGAAGAGCCCCAAGAGGAGGCGAAGGCTGAGGAGCCAAAGACTGGCGAAAGTTAGGCTAACTGCCCCATACTGTGATGTATTCTCGTAACGGAGGTCTCTTCTTCAGGTGGGAAGGGCTTAATATCCGAAAAAGCAGGGTTTGACTTTCATCGGGTTGGGTTGGattggggttggggttgggattgcaatcacatcacaaatcaaacaccatcacaacGACCACAAGGCAGTTCATTACAGAAATTGTTGAGAATGGTTCATCTCCGCTAAGTGACCTGTCCCAAATTACACTATAGACTAAATAAATGCACTAGACCAATGAATGGATAAAGCACAAGGGGGGGAAAGGTGGCCGATGGTCACACTCAGAAGTGAAATCTCAAATTCACGTTAATGTCGTAGACTTAACTTACTAAACATACTTAAACGTTTACAGTAAATGCCACAGTTCGTTATAAACCGCAGCTGTTGTTCATTACTATGAAATAACTCTATGCTAATTGGCAGGTGCTTCTTAAGCTATCAGCTAGCTTTAAGGCACATGCCAAACATGCTAAGaccaattaaaattaaattttaatttttttttaaatcctcaTGCCACTAAATCACCCATACACACCGCTCGGTCAAGGACACCAGCCGAGACTGAAGTCCGCGGCCGTGACCTACAGCAATGCTGAATTACAGATTTGAGCATTTATCTTGCATGAAATTCGGTTCTTTGGGGCGCTTCCTGGAGCGTTTGTGCTTGTTATGGATGTGCCGGCGCATACAGATGATCTGCTTGGGGGAACGGTTTGGAGAAAGTCCAAATTCCAAGCGAGGCTAACCAACTATAGCTCTGACTAATGCTAACCAGGCCTTCCTAATGGCCACTATACGAGTCCAGGAGgcttgacttttttatttttattttttgaccaATAAAAAAAGTGAATTTGAATGAAAATGGATGTGAATTGAACAAATACTAGAACTAGAACCCAAACATGGGATTTGCCATGACCCTTTATGCATGATTACGCACGAGAGCCTCAAAGATGGAGATTTACCGTCAGCTAGAACAGTCCCTAGGTTAGCCTGGCTAGCAACTTCTGACTAAAATGGAAACAAATTCAACattgtaaacattttaaaaactacGACCCCCCCCCAAACTTTCTTCTGATGATGTATCTTGAAGGTAGACCTTCAAGGAAGGGAGGAACCTTTTGGAAAAACGACAACTGCTAACGCAGATGGAAGGAATGCATATCGTAGCCTCACCAGATGTCTTTATCGTTGTGTTTAGGATGCCCATGGTTATATGGTGCATTTGtgtaatgcatgctgggtactGTAGTCAGAGTATTCCAATCTGATGAGGCTGAGAAATGCAGTGTGTTACCAGTATTTGACACATTTTACACAAGGTAGTGATTTAAATAAGATTATTAGAAATTAGAAGGCAACAGCCTTCATCAAACCCTGGAGGAAGCCTTCATTTTTACCAACACTGTGATCTGGATCACTTCAGTGAGCCCTGAGGGCAAAACTAGCATTCATGAAATCCTCACAAACGCTCCAGTGAACCGCCCAAGGGGTTacgtgcaaaaaaaaagaaaagaaaagaaaaaagctcaagcTTCTGGTCTTCTCACTTTTTTTTCCTATGCACCTGTTGCACACTGTATCTCAGGTGACATACGTCTGTCTTCGCCGGACGCTCTCGATGGGGGGGGAAAAAGCCTGATTTTTAGCTTCTAAGCCTTACACGTGGCACAATCCCTACCGGCTGACTAGGTTCACTAGCCCGCCTCCGCTAAATTGCGAAAGAGCTTTCGGTTTGTTTTCGATTGTTAGCCGATACAGAAGTTAGCTAGCATTTCTAGTGAAAGTGGAAGTGATTGAAACAAGTTTACCTCTATATTTGAGTCGATCAAGTGCCAATTTCTGACGTACAGTCGCACAAACCCAGGCCTTTGCACCCCTGCCTTAGCTCTGGCCCCGTCTGTATTGCACGCTCTCTCTTTGGTTAAGACACCTGTGGAAATGGCCCAATTTTTTTCACGTGAAGAGGCCAAATCACTGTTTGAAATCAGACCAAACAGTAGTGGTGGCTTTCTGGGGGGACGTTCTTAGCATTTAGCACCGGTGATTCCTTTCGTGTCGGGGACAGTCGGAGGATGTATGTGCAGGAGTGAATGTGTTCGTGTCTCTTTGGGCCGTTTTCTGTCGAGCGCCCCTGTATCTCAGAGGGTTTGGGGCGCCAAGGGACATTTGTGAAGTATTTCTGGAAAATGGTGTCATGCTGTGCTGGTATGCTGGCGTGTTTTTGTCGTTAATTCTTCGTAAGTTTCCGTtggttttttttgttcatttagtTTTGTTTGTATTTCCTGTTTTTCTTCTGTGGTTTGAATATCGCGCTATGCCTGACTACAAGTGTGCCAACCTGTCCGCCAACTACTATGCCTTGATGCAGACCCGCGTTTCATGCAAAGCGTTGCACGAGGTTgcctttctcactttctcaatGGGCTCGAGGGGCTCTCGAAAACCAAGCATCTCCAGACCATGAACTGTAAAACCTTCCGGCACAACGTGTAACTAGCTTCTAGGAGCAGCCGCTGCACTACCCACGCCGATCACTCGAGCATACTGTGAGCCGTCCCTTAGTGAGCCGCAGGAAGAACGCCAGGGTTTTCCTGCTCGATTTGTTTTCAGCATGATcttccaccccccaccccacggATTTTGTGCCAAATTTTTACAGCTCTCTGCTCTTGCGGTGTCGTTCTGATTGTGGGAAGTCAAAGTTTACCACACGGTTTTGATTCAGAGCCATTCACTGGTACCGGTTCCACTATTGCATGTTTGTCTTTTGAGCTTGTCGTGGTCGTGTCCAACTGTCTTAATCTTATTGCCAAAGCAGGAACTCTTTatcataaatacacacacataccacagCGTTCCAGCCAGGAAACTTAAATCCCACACAGCAGAAGCGCATCATGGCAACAAATACACGAGCCTCTGGTTTAACTCGAGGTCACTCTTCGGCTATGAAGTCACACTTTCCTGTTTTCCACCCGCTGGTGGCTGCTCGAGTCGAGGCTTCAAGGCCGGAGAATTTGGCTCAGGCCTTAGTCCGTACAGTCTATACGCTAAAAGGTACAGTATAGCCGGTTAAGAGCTCTCCCAAAGCTCCTAAAGCTCTGAGCAATGTTTCAGTACAGTGAAAAGACAGTGAGACGCATGCATCACTTCCATACACCTATTTGAACGAGGTCGCCTCAGTTCGCATCACAGTTTCCAGTGCAGCGGCAGAACAGCTTCCTCTAAACAGTTAACTAGGAGTCGTGCGTTGTAGGAGGAAGCAGATGTTTTTTGCAGCTGTGGTAGAAACCTAATGCCGTGGCACCGCTCAAAGGAAACGAAAGGGTCCCTATCCCGGCCGACGCTAACCTCGCGCATTCCTCTTTTCAGCTTCGGAGAACTCTCGCAGACGCCCCAATTTCACCCTGCCTTCACTTCCCTCATCTCGAACGTCACTTTTTCTTAAACGCCTGAATTCCCCCTCCTCTCGAGACCCGAGACTGGCCGCACCCAGGTCATCACACACATCTCAAATTTTCTGCAATCGCTTTGagtcctttttaaaaaaaactaaatgcgTTTGACTCTTGTTGTTTATtcctactcctcctcctcctcttcaggcCTGGGCTGAGTCCCGCTGAAGACCTGGTCCAGACTCTCAAGAGGATCAAGAGAGCCTGTCAAGAGAGCTTTTGTAAGAATGTGCTctgctttctgtctctcagaaGGGCACCCACGTTCAGTCCCATGGTTCAGAGAGCGGCTGCTCTTGAAGCTAGTATTTCCTCCCGCCCTTGTGAACGTGAAAGCCAGATTGGGTAGACTCTTTTTAGGGCCTAGTCTTGAACTACAGAGCATTCTGAATGGTGAGTATCCATTGGAAAAAGTCAACTTTAGTCCAAAACTAGGCTTAAATCTCTGTCTGGGGGGATTAAGCCAGCCCTTAAAGCTGTAGATTGTCCCAAAAtgatatttttgtctttttggtgTCTGTAGTTCGCTTCCTTAGTTTCGTGCTACAAAGCTAATGAAGCCAACATGTAATTTAAAGCTTATTCCCCAACAGTTAGCAATTAGCATAAAACATCAAACCGCCCCAAACTGTGTGGAGTTGTTGGGTAATCTCAGACAGACTTGCTTCTGTAGTTTCTGACACACTATATATCTATGTAATTAGACACTGTGTAGCTACAAACAGTAGTAGCAGCCATATTGAATTTCGAGGATTTAGGTAAAGGGACGAATAATGTTTTGGCAAGTGAATATTTTAGGTGTAGTTCCATCTAATGCATCTAATATTTCTCAATTTGGTGTtagaatatttaaatatttaaaatattcaacCCTCCAAAAGCACTCCAGTCATTCTGTCTTCTTCTGTTGGCAGATCTAGGATCATTTGTTGCAGTTTATGCCACAAGGGTAGGTGAACTCTAGGTTAAGGTGGAGGGGGgaagtgtaggttaagattagagcgGTCATCCAAACCtctcttttttgggggggattgGGCGCCGAGGTTGAACTCGCTTTCGGCTACTCAAAACTAAAAGTCAATAATAAAGAATCAAACTCCTGGGACTGAAGGTGGGTGGCCATCTGTGGTTGTGGCCTTGGTACTTCCTGTATTGCTTGATGTTTCTTAAGTCAGTGTTTGCAAGAAATTGTTCCGATTCCGCTACTTTGTACTCCCAAAGCctctaaataaataactgcTTTCGTGCTTGAGTACTTGTTTATATGACGCTGTAGAAAATCTACTTGGAAATGTGACGCTTTAACAGTGTGTGGTGTTGCAGTTTTGCCTTACAAGGTATTGTACATGTTATCTGGACTGAATAAAATGCATACCAAAACCACTGCtgccaatctctctctctctctctctctctctctctctctctttcctcagtTATGTAAATACAGGACACGCGCTCGGCCTCCAACGGCAGGCCGCTGTCAGGCCTTTCTGACTGTTGCTGTTACTAGAACAGCAGGATTACGTTATCCTTTACTGTTTGCTCGTGTCAAATCCCGGGTCATCTACTTCTGATGACCGTGTGTGCCTGCGCAATCATCACTGtcagtgtcaagtaaaataaatcTAGTGCTGGAGCGCCCCCTGCTGTTAGATATCTGTCATGTGTGGCCAGTGTATAGAAGGGGCTGCTCATGATGTGGCCagaacctcaacctaaccccaTCCAATATGTAAATCAATTTccttcacatttatttatttagtatttaaggTAGAAAATAGTGAATATAGTGTTATATAGATTTGTAAACTACCTTCTTGTAAAGGTGGAATTTTTTGGCTGACAAACATTGCTCCTTGGTGCCCCATGACAAAAGGCTAGGGCACCCCTGCTGGAtatagtaagtaagtaagttatTTATTAATGAACCAAAGTGCTGTATACATATAATCCAAAAACTCTAAAGAAATAACATTGGCTCCAACTGACTAAACCCTTGAGAATAATGCCCCCCTCTGTCTACATATTAGATTAAATAACCTCAATTTTGCCAATACAAAGTTACAGGAATTCTTTAAGAAGCTAAGCAGCTTCTTATAATCTCAAAGGATGAGCAGCCTGTCAGGGCCGGGATCTTAACCTAATAGGTCTGGTTTTAAAAGGTGCGGCAGAGTGGAGGACGGGGGAACATGTGAAGTTTAGGGTATTAACTAGCTCCTCAACACTATATGACGCAGGCAAGACACATCCTGATTCCTAAGAGTCGTAAGGTGGGCTTCTGAAAAATGTCTCACTGTAAGAGGGTTAATGGGCCAAAAGCCACGACTGAGAGTTCCAGTACCAACGATCTGACCGGCTAATGTCAAAGGTCAGAAATAATGAACCTACGGTCAGAAAAACCTACATCCTCGAGTTCAGTGTTGCTGATGTAAACCCCATAGGACGAAACAAGATCCAAAGTCAAAGCCAAGAAAATCGGCCAGAGTAGGAAATCTATCCGAACTGGGCATGAGGGGAAAAATAAGAACGTCTCAACTGAGAGGCAACTTGACCGTCACATCGTCCAGTAGCTCTAGCGCAGCTAAAAAGCTGCAGCCTGAGGGGCACTGAGGGGGCATGTACTGCTGttcaaaagtaaaataaatattttatacatataaataaatataagagaaaataaaagaatatttaTAAACTTCTAATGTTCACATCAGTCCTGTTCAGACTGGCTGAGAAtctgaaagaaaataaaaaaggaaatgccAGAATGATGACGGAGCTATAGAAGACTCTACAATGTCTTCCCATCTTGATCCTGGGGGGATTTGAGGGGGATTATTTGTTAgacaattatgttttttttcagaagtagcGACTTAATCTTCACTTTAATAAATATTCTTAATagataattacattaaattatttattcatcTACAAGTGTTTTCCATCCAAAATATTTAGAAACACCTTAAAATAGTTTGGTGTTCATAGTATTTAAATCAACAATGTTGACAGTTTTTGTACTGAGTTGTTCCAAACTTTCCAAAACTGATTCACTGAACTGATTGCAGCACaaataaagcagcagtaggtaaATATTACAACATCCTTTTATTACCATACAAAAATGATCGGAATCAGCAGAAAAAGCTCATTAAGCCTGACATTCAAACTATTTAGACTAGCGTTAGGCGATACTAGACAAAGTATTTAAACCACTTCCACATCAATGTATAAAACAATGCAATATCGTGATCCCCTACCCCTGAAATCAAGTATGGATGatcatatttaacatatttattcAAATCTCTGTGTAATATTGAACTCATTTGGACGTTCTATGACTTTTCTAATGCCGCTTTTAAACATATATACTTTATGTTTCCCAGCCCGGATATATTTTTACCGCATTTTGCGAATTGGTCAGTACGGAGTGTTTCAACTCCAATTCAAACCGCAAGAGTTTCACTGGTTCACTGGCTCATTCTTCTAGCCCAGCGTTCCTCAGTGCCTCAGCCAAACGTCTGATGTAGGCGGAGTCCGGGTAGCCGTTCCTACAAGTACAGGAAGAATGGTCAGAAAATAGGGAGTTTTGAAAGCCTCAATGAACAGAATCTCATATCTGAGTCAGAAACACCATAAAAAGCCTTATATATGATCTGGATTGCTGATGATGGTACTGGAGTACCAGTCAAACATATTGCAGACGTCCTTTTCTAGATTTTTTAAGGTTTAGCACATTTTAGAATAACAGTTTTAGATTTGTCCAAGTACTTTTGCCTTTTGGTATTCTCTCAAACAGGTTCCCAGGAAGCCATCAGCCATAGACGCCTCTGCACCAGGCTTGAAGAAGACACGCATCTACTCGCACCATATCCTTGGTGATAGCAttcaaaatatatgaaaaacacatatctccaaaatggtctTAACGTTggatggaagtcaatgtaagataagcgcatttctattggtccattgttTATTGTCCATGATTCTGATTCTGGGGTTATTTACACAGGGTGCAGAGCAGCCACATGTTTCAAACcgtggagaaaactaaaaatggacagaaatggacattggacagcagcgatatgtagATTTGGCATTTCTGTCTCGGAAATAAATTCATAAAAAGCATCAACTTTACTTTTTTGCCCTGAAATTTTTTTCAAGCATTTGATGTAAACATAAGCCTTAAGATACAAGAATTGTTAATAATTATGTTAATAACAACCTGGCCCTGTAAGAAATTAGCAGCAATTGTACACCTATTTTCATCAGAAGTGCAACTAACCTgctaataaatgaatacattagtAATTCGGCAACATGGGGCTCATTATATTGTGCAGCACAGTTAAACAGCATAGTTCAGGAAATGGTCTTTAAGTGGGCAGTAGTGGGTCCGGGGTCTAGTGTGGCCTATTTCAGAAGACTAGCCGTGATTTTCAGTGGTATCTCCGGGGTCTGACAGTAAATGAATGGAGTGAGGCTTGAGCTTCATTGAGgttacatttttgcattttcttaGAACTGCTTGCTGGAGGTGTTCTGTGCTCTGGAAGGTAGCTGTCGAGAGCAAACAGCCAAGCAGAAATGTCATCTTACCAGTTCGAGCGCTACTACGAACCTGGATCATCTGCTACGGTACTGTAATTAGAGTGAAGCTAGAGTTCATACGAAGTGCAACACATCCCCCTCACGCTGTTCTTTGCTGTTTACGGCGTCCTCGGCTGCTGCATTCAAGAATGGGGAAGCAGGCGCCACATATCCTGTGCAGATTTCAATACACCATGCTGGGAACTCACTACACTCTGGAAtggatgaatacacagccagtgcACCACCTTCCACGCATTCAcagttgtttttctcatttatgCAGGTTTAGCCGCTCAAGTTAACACATACGCACCCATAAACATCGAGGAATTGTGCTGAATTTGACTCCGCTGTCCAGCTTAAGAACAGACAAAGAGCTACGCCTGAAAAGGTAACCATGTTGTATGTACTCTAGGTTTCTGGTGGACTGGTGGATGTCCAGTATCAGTAGCAGCTGAAAAATAAGACAGTCCACTCAAGGTAAGGCAGTCCACACAGTCCACACTGTGGATTTTCTTGACATTTGTTTTAGGTAGTGTTGCTCAGAACAACGGACGACTTACGGCAAGACACACTAGACCCCTGTATATAATCTAAATTTCCATTttactataaatataaaataaatgaattcagTGAATCGCTGGTCAAGTATGAGACTTGTAGAGAAGGTCCTGCATACTGTGCCTACTATGTGAAAACCTCTTTCTCAGTAATCCTCCTCAATACTCACTTAGAAGTGCCGCCATCCAAGCTGGTTTTGTGAGGAATACTGCCCCAGGACACCCGCCACTGTCTGTCTCCGTCCTTCCCTTGCTGCTCAGGTAATCCAGCTTTCACAGTGAAGATGAGGCCTTTCTGAAAGGCTTTGTCCAGCAGAGGCAGCAGTTTTTTAGTATCTGCATTAAGTGGTAAATACGCCTCAAACCGGTTCCCTTTAAAAGGCTCTCCTGGGCAGGGATGACCTTCCTGTGGAGACATTAATCCGTTAACTTAAATCTGATAACTCTCAATCTATGTATTTGCTCCATTGACCTCTGTATGAAAGACCTCCACAATAGTTGTCGCCACCTCTTGGCACATTGACACAGAGCCCAAAATTGCCAGTCTCGGACATCGACATCCATAtcttaaagcccctgggaacccAAATGTCTAATGAATGTCTGCTGACTTTGCCCAGTATTCCTCTCCTCTCTATGTGGAATGGGTGGTCCTAGAAGTGGGTCAGGGGTACGTCAGCATACCCGTGACCACAAAAGCCTCTCTTTGAGTTTCCCTACTCTGATAGCGTCTGCCCCTCTCTGCTTAACTGTGTAATTTAGCTGCTGGGTGCTGGGACAGACAGGAGGTTCAGAGGCAGCACTGTAGCCGGATCCCAAGATCCGCAGCCCACCCATGCCCCACCCTATCGGCACAACGTGTGGCCGGCTACCTAAGTACAGAAGCAGAAAGGGGGCCGGGCACCGGATGGGAGGGACAACTAGGGACATGAGGAAGCCGCCTCCCTGGATGCATCTCGAGCTTATATCTAAATATGGGCCGGTAGCTCGGTTCCAGATAGCAGAACCTCCATAAACCCGAAAGATCTGTGAAATCGCGGTCTCAAGGCTGTGTATGTTGTCATGGTAACGTACAGAAAATTTTGTTCACCAGTAATGGACTGTCAGTGGCTGTCAGTCACACACGTTCATTACAATATTAGGACCACGCCCGGACCGGAGGGTCTCCGAGAGGTCTGAGGAGTGATTTTTAACCTTTCATCATTTTAAGAAGATACTGGCTGTTATGAAAATATGATGGACTTACCCCTTGAATACCATCAGGTATATCATAGACCAGCTTAGCTGTTGTGTCTCTCATAAATCCAGGAATCGTGATGGTTGACTCTCGAACAGACATCGTACCCTTGATACCCCAAGCCTCCCTGTTCCTGGTTTCTGGTGGGCAGAGTTTGCAGTTGGCATGAACATCATCTTTCTGGCACTGAAAGCAGAAATTCCTGCCACATGCCGCTCGCCTTACAGTGCTGTTCTGAtcgccacacacacaggacaacaGGAGGCCCTGATTTCCAGTCCCATTGGAGGGCAAATCGGTCCTTGTCACTTCTGAGACGCCAAGCGGCTGCGCAGCATCACTTGTTTGCTCCACAGAAATACCTGGGGTCGCTTGTTCAGTAAATGTTCTACCATGTATATCAGAGGTCTTTTGTAAAGTGGGTGTGGTGCTGTGGTCTCCATCAGCGTGGCCATCTGCTTGCCTTTCTGTCTCCAAGTTGATGCTGCTGTCACTGTTGACCTTCTCTCCTAGATGAACCCTAAATGCATAGCCTTTTTTGTCTGAGCTGTCTTCTGCTTCTGGCTCTCTTTCAGTTGCCTCCAGTGCTGCATCTCTGGTTATGTCATTTTGATTCGAGGCATTTTTATAACTCTGGTCCTTGTCGCTGGTATCTGGCGCGCTTTCATTCGTCCGTGTCGGACGATCTGTAACCAACAGTGTGGGATCTGTGCTTACTTCTTGATCGTTCGGCTTATTAGGCTTCCGACTCTCCGTTTTTGACGTCGAACCACTGACCCCTGTACGGAAAACCTCCATCATAGTTGCCTCCACTTCTTTGCAGGTTGACTTTGGGCCCAGGATCATCACAGATTTGGACATGACTACAATCTTAACCTTCTCATGCATCTGTTTCATTAGTGTACAGAAGTCCACCACTCTCTCGTCCGTACAGTCAGACAATCCGAGCTTGTCCAGTGGTAATGCTCTCGCGTCGAAGTCCTTTTCGATTCTGGCAATGAGGCTTTTCAAACCGCGGTGACATTCTTTTACCTTTTCGGAGCTCGCACCCCTCAAACACAAAGTGAGGTCCTTCTTATCGAACTCTTCTTTAACTTGGAGGTCCGAAGTCAGATTGTCTAATTCAGTGTTATAGACCGACTTAAGATAAAGCCACAGTCTTGAGGACACAAGGACATCCGCAGTGAACACTTCCTTTGTCTgtgaacacagctccacagccgTTGGTCCATCTTGCCCTTTTTTGATCTTGCCAGAGAAGCTGTTGGACCTTCTCCGAGCTGAACCAGGAGGCATGGCGGGGTTCTTGCTGGCAGCTATGTCTCCACCCAGATCCATGTGACTTAAAGAGAAGTGCTGAGATTCGGTGGAATAAGCTGGCATCACTGTAGgcttcctctcagctgaggtcAAAGAAAATTGGCCAGGTTTCTTCAGGTCACCTTTCAGGCCTTGGATGTCCATCCTGCTCAGACCGCTGCTTTTTGCCCCTGATTCACCGGACAAGGTGTTTCGTTTCAGGCTACTATTCATTGACGGCTTAATAAAGGGAAGAGAGTGCGGCTGTCTGCTGTCGGGAGGCGTTCTTTCATTCACAGGCGAGCCAGTTTTTAGGTCTTCAGCACTTTTTTTGTCACCGTATGAGTCCATAGGGCCACTTGACAAGTCCTTACTAAAATTAGGAGCCATTCTCAGTCCCCTTCCCGACTCACCTTTCTTGAGTCGCTCTTTACTGGACTTGGGTTGCTTCTGTAAGCCATTGAAAGTGGTGTCTGGCTGCCATTTCGTGTCCTTGGTGTCCTCTAAAATGAAGTCTGGGTTATCCAATGATCTCCTGTGGAGATCCAAGGAAGGTTTggcagagacaaagagagaatcTGTGTACTTATCTTTGTCATACCAACCACTACGCTCCATTCTTTTTACATCACTTTGGATGCGTCTCTCTTCCGAAGTGTCGAAGGTTCGCCTGGTAGAAaatagatcttcctccatcattGCCGTACTTGCCGGAGCTTGTGAGGTAAATTCTCTGTGATCGTCAAAGTGCTTCAGGTCACTGTGAATCTCCTCATGCTTCTGGTAGTCCTTCCTTGGATTAAACAGGTCATCAGGGGCCTTGAATCTGTCTTCTAGTGGCTTAAAGCTGCCCGGCGACTTAAGATACTCTGACGATATTGAACCCCCCTGGTTCAAGCTGggcagagaggaagaaaacGGATAGTTCAAGCAGGTTTCTGCATCCGGCCTAATCCCTTTGACGTCAGTAATAAACTGCTTGGCCTCAGAGACGTCGCTCTTACTTCCAACCATCCACACGTTCTCTTTATCTTcttccatcatcagctgtggCATCCTCACCCGAAGGCTTTCCAAGGCGTGCGTAAGGTCTTTTTTGGGGATGCCGCTTGTAGACACGTTCTCCTTGCGTAACTGGGAGCCTTTCTCTTGATACAGGCGCGCTAGTTGTTGCTGGGCC includes:
- the LOC140544212 gene encoding uncharacterized protein; its protein translation is MAVEGRTVRVGGLPVDMPENRLADKLHIHFLRRKNGGGEISSVNISESTPGTAFITFEEKEVAWKLAKQGKQVVKLNDKSYAVTVSLHCEEMDPDEIVVDMCVTVDHSKLPEGRRTLLYLHEAFPGVHLTFEPQTDLCTLKGRYSEVRSLCRLVLRSLKSQKQNSGDGLSLKTAGQKKYGLPLVEKPDDHSVEASEAAGMTKDAPQPEEGLKAESPVWNTGLAQPSSYLHHASDEALTEDRMGPEPDDETNFEDFSMVVDSDIFRYLHKYCNKEYQGLLRRHRVEVVDVTSEDITTLYLKPKKSLSERGTSSVRKAQQQLARLYQEKGSQLRKENVSTSGIPKKDLTHALESLRVRMPQLMMEEDKENVWMVGSKSDVSEAKQFITDVKGIRPDAETCLNYPFSSSLPSLNQGGSISSEYLKSPGSFKPLEDRFKAPDDLFNPRKDYQKHEEIHSDLKHFDDHREFTSQAPASTAMMEEDLFSTRRTFDTSEERRIQSDVKRMERSGWYDKDKYTDSLFVSAKPSLDLHRRSLDNPDFILEDTKDTKWQPDTTFNGLQKQPKSSKERLKKGESGRGLRMAPNFSKDLSSGPMDSYGDKKSAEDLKTGSPVNERTPPDSRQPHSLPFIKPSMNSSLKRNTLSGESGAKSSGLSRMDIQGLKGDLKKPGQFSLTSAERKPTVMPAYSTESQHFSLSHMDLGGDIAASKNPAMPPGSARRRSNSFSGKIKKGQDGPTAVELCSQTKEVFTADVLVSSRLWLYLKSVYNTELDNLTSDLQVKEEFDKKDLTLCLRGASSEKVKECHRGLKSLIARIEKDFDARALPLDKLGLSDCTDERVVDFCTLMKQMHEKVKIVVMSKSVMILGPKSTCKEVEATMMEVFRTGVSGSTSKTESRKPNKPNDQEVSTDPTLLVTDRPTRTNESAPDTSDKDQSYKNASNQNDITRDAALEATEREPEAEDSSDKKGYAFRVHLGEKVNSDSSINLETERQADGHADGDHSTTPTLQKTSDIHGRTFTEQATPGISVEQTSDAAQPLGVSEVTRTDLPSNGTGNQGLLLSCVCGDQNSTVRRAACGRNFCFQCQKDDVHANCKLCPPETRNREAWGIKGTMSVRESTITIPGFMRDTTAKLVYDIPDGIQGEGHPCPGEPFKGNRFEAYLPLNADTKKLLPLLDKAFQKGLIFTVKAGLPEQQGKDGDRQWRVSWGSIPHKTSLDGGTSKNGYPDSAYIRRLAEALRNAGLEE